In the Pseudonocardia cypriaca genome, one interval contains:
- a CDS encoding LpqB family beta-propeller domain-containing protein, whose product MNRAALVPALLLALAALAGCASVPESSPVQVLRQVGGGEDALVPPGPVAGSNPLDLVRDFVFASGSSTERHGAARRFLSADAEGWDDSAGLTVLDGQFDTVPAPGAANPGSDTTTIRIRGTAIGRLTSSGSFEPGQAMFQQDVTVVRRDGQWRISQLPPGVVVPLSVFRDNYKPVRTWFVDPVRRLAIADVRHVPSVPARAQAARVMELLLAGPSGALTGAAVSLLPPGAQLRSNLTTTDDGAVVVDLTRLGDLDESSRQLLAAQVVLSLSEVNVGRVRLLADGEPLLPDRQDLTREDVAALSAEIEPGADVPGLVVAGGRVRQLSGPEPSVPLPGVLGDGSYDVESAASTVDGRRLAAVAHIGAQRTLLVGNGAAGGVTAVPLTAGTMTRPSWTPTGGEVWTVLDSAVVARVLVDNTAPPRTGRVNADELAAVGPIADLRLSRDGVRVVAVVGGGLYTGAIARTIDGEVAIRNVRRLRSDDLGAVVAADWRSPESIVAITRSPEMLVGQVTVDGLVVQQIVSNNLTAPLTAIAAAANRPLWVTDQTGVWSFGGGDQVAWRQVLGGAPDAVPLYPG is encoded by the coding sequence GTGAACCGCGCTGCGCTCGTGCCGGCCCTCCTGCTCGCGCTCGCCGCGCTGGCCGGGTGCGCGAGCGTGCCCGAGAGCTCACCGGTGCAGGTGCTGCGCCAGGTCGGGGGCGGCGAGGACGCGCTCGTGCCGCCCGGCCCGGTCGCCGGTAGCAACCCGCTCGACCTGGTGCGCGACTTCGTGTTCGCCTCGGGCAGCAGCACCGAGCGGCACGGCGCGGCCCGCCGGTTCCTCTCCGCCGACGCCGAGGGGTGGGACGACTCGGCGGGCCTCACCGTGCTCGACGGGCAGTTCGACACCGTCCCCGCCCCCGGCGCGGCCAACCCGGGCTCGGACACCACCACGATCCGGATCCGCGGCACGGCGATCGGGCGCCTCACCTCCTCGGGATCGTTCGAGCCCGGGCAGGCGATGTTCCAGCAGGACGTCACCGTCGTGCGCCGCGACGGCCAGTGGCGGATCTCCCAGCTCCCGCCCGGTGTCGTCGTGCCGCTCTCGGTCTTCCGGGACAACTACAAGCCGGTGCGCACCTGGTTCGTCGACCCGGTGCGCAGGCTCGCGATCGCCGACGTGCGCCACGTGCCGAGCGTCCCGGCGCGCGCCCAGGCCGCGCGCGTGATGGAGCTGCTGCTCGCCGGGCCGTCCGGGGCGCTCACCGGCGCGGCCGTCTCGCTGCTCCCGCCCGGCGCGCAGCTGCGTTCGAACCTGACGACGACCGACGACGGCGCCGTGGTCGTCGACCTCACCCGCCTCGGCGACCTCGACGAGTCGTCCCGCCAGCTGCTCGCCGCCCAGGTGGTGTTGTCGCTGTCCGAGGTGAACGTCGGGCGCGTCCGGCTGCTGGCGGACGGCGAGCCGCTCCTGCCCGACCGGCAGGACCTCACCCGCGAGGACGTCGCCGCGCTGTCGGCCGAGATCGAGCCGGGCGCCGACGTGCCGGGGCTCGTCGTGGCCGGTGGGCGGGTGCGCCAGCTCAGCGGCCCGGAACCGAGCGTCCCGCTCCCCGGCGTGCTCGGCGACGGTTCCTACGACGTGGAGTCGGCGGCATCCACCGTCGACGGGAGGCGGCTCGCCGCCGTGGCCCACATCGGTGCGCAGCGCACGCTGCTCGTCGGCAACGGCGCCGCCGGTGGTGTCACGGCGGTCCCGCTCACCGCGGGCACGATGACCAGGCCGTCCTGGACACCCACCGGCGGCGAGGTCTGGACCGTGCTGGACTCCGCGGTCGTCGCCAGGGTGCTCGTCGACAACACGGCGCCGCCCCGGACCGGCCGCGTCAACGCCGACGAGCTCGCCGCGGTCGGACCGATCGCGGACCTGCGGCTGTCGCGGGACGGCGTGCGCGTCGTCGCCGTCGTCGGCGGTGGCCTCTACACCGGTGCGATCGCCCGCACCATCGACGGCGAGGTCGCGATCCGCAACGTCCGGAGGCTGCGCTCCGACGACCTGGGGGCGGTCGTGGCGGCGGACTGGCGCTCCCCCGAGTCGATCGTCGCGATCACCCGCAGCCCCGAGATGCTGGTCGGGCAGGTCACCGTCGACGGCCTCGTCGTCCAGCAGATCGTGAGCAACAACCTCACCGCGCCGCTCACCGCGATCGCGGCGGCGGCCAACCGCCCCCTGTGGGTCACCGACCAGACCGGGGTCTGGAGCTTCGGCGGCGGCGACCAGGTCGCATGGCGCCAGGTGCTCGGGGGCGCCCCCGACGCCGTCCCCCTCTACCCGGGCTGA
- a CDS encoding ComF family protein — MDVRGMAAALVDLVLPGDCAGCGAPVQPWCPQCRAQLGPPTRPPLSGGPVVLAVGRYTGPLRSALLRYKERGRRNIAGPLGVLLTAAVDEAVGPSPVWLVPAPSRPAAARARGGDHVARLCRAVAARRPGVRVARPLRLGSGARDSVGLDAEQRAANLAGRVRVRPAALPGSGTVLLVDDVVTTGATLRTCYDALATVDVGVGAAVVLCDATSPLITGGAQSYPRR, encoded by the coding sequence GTGGACGTGCGGGGGATGGCGGCGGCGCTGGTCGATCTCGTGCTGCCGGGGGACTGCGCGGGGTGTGGTGCGCCCGTGCAGCCGTGGTGCCCGCAGTGCCGCGCACAGCTGGGCCCACCGACGCGGCCACCCCTGTCGGGCGGGCCGGTCGTGCTCGCCGTCGGACGGTACACCGGGCCGCTGCGTTCGGCATTGCTCCGTTACAAGGAACGCGGCAGGCGGAACATCGCGGGGCCGCTCGGGGTGCTGCTCACGGCCGCGGTCGACGAGGCGGTCGGGCCGTCGCCCGTGTGGCTCGTGCCGGCCCCGTCGCGCCCGGCCGCGGCGCGGGCGCGCGGCGGCGACCACGTCGCACGGCTGTGCCGAGCGGTCGCGGCGCGACGGCCCGGGGTGCGGGTCGCGCGGCCGTTGCGGCTGGGCAGCGGGGCCCGCGACTCGGTGGGGCTCGACGCGGAGCAGCGGGCCGCCAACCTCGCCGGTCGGGTGCGCGTGCGCCCCGCCGCGCTGCCCGGTTCCGGCACCGTGCTGCTCGTCGACGACGTCGTCACGACCGGCGCCACCCTCCGGACCTGCTACGACGCGCTCGCCACCGTCGATGTCGGGGTGGGAGCGGCGGTCGTGCTGTGCGACGCCACCAGCCCGTTGATCACGGGCGGCGCGCAATCGTACCCCCGGCGGTGA
- the hpf gene encoding ribosome hibernation-promoting factor, HPF/YfiA family has product MEIVVTGRNVEVPDHFRVHVAEKIGRLERYDHKIVGMEVELFHERNRRQLKNCQRVEITGRGCGPVARAEACAQDFYAALDAAVGKLEARLRRSHDRRRVTGKRARVMAARGAATAVLDDLAVSADDRADDRMDDGADLRADDTIDVDIPGPRIHDEDLPEAIPGRIVREKVHPAKPMTVDDALSRMELVGHDFYLFADVDSGQPCVVYRRKGYDYGMIRLEH; this is encoded by the coding sequence GTGGAGATCGTTGTCACCGGCCGGAACGTCGAGGTCCCAGACCACTTCCGGGTCCATGTGGCCGAGAAGATCGGTCGACTTGAGCGGTACGACCACAAGATCGTGGGCATGGAGGTCGAGCTCTTCCACGAGCGCAACCGCCGCCAGCTCAAGAACTGCCAGCGCGTCGAGATCACCGGCAGGGGGTGCGGGCCCGTCGCGAGAGCCGAGGCCTGCGCGCAGGACTTCTACGCCGCACTGGACGCCGCGGTCGGCAAGCTCGAGGCGCGGCTGCGCCGCTCGCACGACCGCCGTCGCGTCACCGGCAAGCGCGCCCGCGTGATGGCGGCCCGTGGCGCCGCCACCGCGGTGCTCGACGACCTGGCCGTCTCGGCCGACGACCGCGCGGACGACCGGATGGACGACGGGGCCGACCTCCGCGCCGACGACACGATCGACGTCGACATCCCCGGCCCGCGCATCCACGACGAGGACCTGCCCGAGGCGATCCCGGGCCGCATCGTCCGGGAGAAGGTGCACCCGGCCAAGCCGATGACCGTCGACGACGCGCTGTCCCGGATGGAGCTCGTCGGACACGACTTCTACCTGTTCGCCGACGTCGACAGCGGCCAGCCGTGCGTCGTCTACCGGCGCAAGGGCTACGACTACGGGATGATCCGCCTGGAGCACTAG
- the secA gene encoding preprotein translocase subunit SecA gives MPLLNRLLRAGETKLVKRLAKYAQAIDDLEPEMQALTDAELRAKTEEFRERYRDGESLDDMMFEAFAVVREAAVRTLGQRAYPVQLMGGGALHLGNIAEMKTGEGKTLTSVFPVYLNALSGDGVHVVTTNDYLAKRDSEKMGRIHRFLGLTVGVILSEMPPAVRREQYAADITYGTNNEFGFDYLRDNMAWKKADMVQRGHNFAIVDEADSILIDEARTPLIISGPAEASSRWYQAFADMANGRGTARVAMRGYDVTGLSPQELNRRSAEIQQYDYEYDLKKRTIGVTDKGVKHVEDQLGIDNLYEAANTPLVGYLNNALKAKELFKKDRDYIVRDGQVLIVDEFTGRVLAGRRYNEGMHQAIEAKEQVQVQNENQTLATITLQNYFRLYTKLSGMTGTAQTEAAELHQIYKLGVVSIPTNRPMIRVDQPDLIYKTEEAKFDAVAADIADKYRAGQPVLVGTTSVEKSEYLSGLLRRLQVPHNVLNAKQHEKEAAIVAQAGHAGAVTVATNMAGRGTDIMLGGNPEFLADLELRRRGLDPVETREEYEAAWEKTLRTMEEQVAEEAEEVKAAGGLYVLGTERHESRRIDNQLRGRSGRQGDPGESRFYLSLGDDLMRRFNGQLVESIMNRFNLPDDVPIEAGMVTKAIRSAQTQVEQQNFEIRKNVLKYDEVLNKQRTVIYEERRRVLDGENIQSQIEHMLEDVIRAYVDGATAEGYAEDWDFEKLWTALRTTVYPIGIRWQDLAGDDEDAVEDLTKESLYEAILADAREAYARREAEVDQLIAPLGGMRELERQVLLTVIDRKWREHLYEMDYLKEGIGLRAMAQRDPLIEYQREGFDMFQAMSEGIKEETVGYLFNATVQAVPPAQAAPAAESAAAAQPAAAKPAGAAPAQEAPPAARRAPAQAVGGRHAAPGGGDPTGPGSVLPAAFRGSRPTELRYSGPTEDGGTARTRPGAGGRDGSRGESTAAGTAEPSRNRPCPCGSGRKYKQCHGSPTAARP, from the coding sequence GTGCCGCTGTTGAACCGTCTGCTCCGCGCCGGCGAGACCAAGCTGGTGAAGCGGCTCGCGAAGTACGCCCAGGCGATCGATGATCTCGAGCCGGAGATGCAGGCGCTCACCGACGCCGAGCTGCGGGCGAAGACCGAGGAGTTCCGCGAGCGCTACCGCGACGGCGAGTCGCTCGACGACATGATGTTCGAGGCGTTCGCGGTGGTGCGCGAGGCTGCGGTCCGCACGCTCGGGCAGCGGGCGTACCCCGTCCAGCTCATGGGTGGCGGGGCGCTGCACCTCGGCAACATCGCCGAGATGAAGACCGGTGAGGGCAAGACCCTCACGTCGGTGTTCCCCGTCTACCTCAACGCGCTGTCCGGCGACGGCGTGCACGTCGTCACCACCAACGACTACCTGGCCAAGCGCGACTCCGAGAAGATGGGGCGGATCCACCGCTTCCTCGGCCTCACGGTCGGGGTGATCCTCTCGGAGATGCCGCCCGCGGTGCGGCGCGAGCAGTACGCGGCCGACATCACCTACGGCACCAACAACGAGTTCGGCTTCGACTACCTGCGCGACAACATGGCCTGGAAGAAGGCCGACATGGTGCAGCGCGGGCACAACTTCGCCATCGTCGACGAGGCCGACTCCATCCTGATCGACGAGGCCCGCACCCCGCTGATCATCTCCGGCCCCGCGGAGGCGAGCTCGCGCTGGTACCAGGCGTTCGCCGACATGGCCAACGGCCGCGGCACCGCGCGGGTGGCCATGCGCGGCTACGACGTCACCGGGCTCTCGCCGCAGGAGCTGAACCGGCGCAGTGCCGAGATCCAGCAGTACGACTACGAGTACGACCTGAAGAAGCGCACGATCGGTGTCACCGACAAGGGCGTGAAGCACGTCGAGGACCAGCTCGGGATCGACAACCTGTACGAGGCGGCCAACACCCCGCTCGTCGGGTACCTGAACAACGCGCTCAAGGCCAAGGAGCTGTTCAAGAAGGACCGGGACTACATCGTCCGCGACGGCCAGGTCCTCATCGTCGACGAGTTCACCGGCCGCGTGCTGGCGGGGCGGCGCTACAACGAGGGCATGCACCAGGCCATCGAGGCCAAGGAACAGGTGCAGGTCCAGAACGAGAACCAGACGCTCGCCACGATCACCCTCCAGAACTACTTCCGGCTCTACACGAAGCTCTCGGGCATGACGGGCACCGCCCAGACCGAGGCGGCCGAGCTGCACCAGATCTACAAGCTGGGCGTGGTGTCGATCCCCACCAACCGGCCGATGATCCGCGTGGACCAGCCGGACCTGATCTACAAGACCGAAGAGGCGAAGTTCGACGCTGTCGCCGCCGACATCGCCGACAAGTACCGCGCGGGCCAGCCGGTGCTGGTCGGCACCACGAGCGTGGAGAAGTCGGAGTACCTGTCGGGGCTGCTGCGGCGGCTGCAGGTGCCGCACAACGTGCTGAACGCCAAGCAGCACGAGAAGGAAGCGGCGATCGTCGCGCAGGCCGGGCACGCGGGCGCCGTCACGGTGGCCACGAACATGGCCGGTCGTGGTACCGACATCATGCTCGGCGGCAACCCGGAGTTCCTCGCCGACCTCGAGCTGCGCCGCCGTGGGCTCGACCCGGTCGAGACGCGCGAGGAGTACGAGGCGGCCTGGGAGAAGACGCTCAGGACGATGGAGGAGCAGGTCGCCGAGGAGGCCGAGGAGGTCAAGGCGGCGGGCGGGCTCTACGTGCTCGGCACCGAGCGGCACGAGTCGCGGCGCATCGACAACCAGCTGCGCGGCCGGTCGGGCCGCCAGGGCGACCCGGGCGAGTCGCGGTTCTACCTCTCGCTCGGCGACGACCTGATGCGCCGCTTCAACGGCCAGCTGGTCGAGTCGATCATGAACCGGTTCAACCTGCCCGACGACGTCCCGATCGAGGCGGGCATGGTCACCAAGGCCATCCGCAGCGCCCAGACCCAGGTCGAGCAGCAGAACTTCGAGATCCGCAAGAACGTCCTCAAGTACGACGAGGTGCTCAACAAGCAGCGCACCGTCATCTACGAGGAGCGGCGCCGCGTCCTCGACGGCGAGAACATCCAGTCGCAGATCGAGCACATGCTCGAGGACGTGATCCGGGCGTACGTCGACGGCGCCACCGCCGAGGGCTACGCCGAGGACTGGGACTTCGAGAAGCTCTGGACGGCCCTGCGCACCACCGTCTACCCCATCGGCATCCGCTGGCAGGATCTCGCGGGCGACGACGAGGACGCGGTCGAGGACCTCACGAAGGAGAGCCTGTACGAGGCGATCCTCGCCGACGCCCGCGAGGCGTACGCGCGGCGGGAGGCCGAGGTCGACCAGCTCATCGCCCCGCTCGGCGGGATGCGCGAGCTGGAGCGGCAGGTCCTGCTCACGGTGATCGACCGCAAGTGGCGCGAGCACCTCTACGAGATGGACTACCTCAAGGAGGGCATCGGCCTGCGGGCCATGGCGCAGCGCGACCCGCTGATCGAGTACCAGCGCGAGGGCTTCGACATGTTCCAGGCGATGTCGGAGGGCATCAAGGAGGAGACGGTCGGCTACCTGTTCAACGCCACCGTGCAGGCCGTGCCACCTGCGCAGGCCGCTCCGGCCGCCGAGAGCGCAGCGGCGGCCCAGCCGGCGGCCGCCAAGCCGGCCGGCGCCGCTCCCGCCCAGGAGGCCCCGCCCGCCGCGCGTCGCGCACCTGCGCAGGCCGTGGGCGGCCGGCACGCGGCGCCGGGTGGTGGCGACCCCACGGGCCCCGGCAGCGTGCTCCCGGCGGCGTTCCGCGGTTCCCGGCCCACCGAGCTGCGCTACAGCGGCCCGACGGAGGACGGCGGCACCGCCCGCACCCGGCCCGGTGCGGGCGGGCGCGACGGCAGCCGGGGCGAGTCCACGGCGGCCGGCACGGCCGAGCCGTCACGCAACCGGCCGTGCCCGTGCGGTTCGGGGCGCAAGTACAAGCAGTGCCACGGCTCGCCCACCGCGGCGCGTCCCTGA
- a CDS encoding MarR family winged helix-turn-helix transcriptional regulator has protein sequence MDPATEPLDRLLVRTGLAVQRFTRRVAAAHGLSATALDVLGALVELDEVSHRDLAGALRLAPATLTPVLDALEGAGALTRVRDGSDRRVVRVSITERGRQRYAEASAGVTDAVARLPTPSGEQVELIRAHLLDVLEAVDRAAP, from the coding sequence GTGGATCCGGCGACCGAGCCGCTCGACCGGCTGCTCGTACGCACCGGGCTGGCCGTGCAGCGGTTCACGCGGAGGGTGGCCGCCGCCCACGGGCTGAGCGCCACCGCCCTCGATGTGCTCGGTGCGCTCGTCGAGCTCGACGAGGTGTCGCACCGCGACCTGGCAGGCGCCCTCCGGCTCGCCCCCGCCACGCTCACCCCGGTCCTCGACGCGCTGGAAGGGGCGGGAGCGCTCACGCGCGTGCGGGACGGCTCCGACCGCCGGGTCGTGCGGGTCTCGATCACCGAGCGGGGCAGGCAGCGGTACGCCGAGGCTTCAGCGGGTGTCACGGACGCGGTGGCCCGCCTGCCCACGCCGTCCGGCGAGCAGGTCGAGCTGATCCGCGCCCACCTGCTCGACGTGCTGGAGGCGGTGGACCGCGCCGCGCCGTGA
- a CDS encoding HAD-IA family hydrolase, with protein sequence MALRALVMDYAGVLTDGPQLLDVVRRVRSAGVPTALVTDAETVPEDCAAAFDLVVLGAALGVRKPDPELYRQVAARLGVAVTGCVVVDDHARNVRGARAAGAVVVHHHEEAATIAEVEALFDLPV encoded by the coding sequence ATGGCACTGCGGGCGCTGGTGATGGACTACGCGGGGGTGCTCACCGACGGGCCGCAGCTGCTCGACGTGGTCCGACGGGTGCGCTCTGCCGGGGTGCCCACCGCGCTCGTGACCGACGCGGAGACGGTGCCGGAGGACTGCGCCGCCGCGTTCGACCTGGTGGTGCTCGGCGCCGCGCTGGGCGTTCGGAAGCCGGATCCGGAGCTGTACCGGCAGGTGGCCGCCCGGCTCGGGGTGGCCGTCACCGGCTGCGTGGTGGTCGACGACCACGCGCGCAACGTGCGCGGCGCCCGCGCCGCGGGCGCGGTGGTGGTGCACCACCACGAAGAAGCGGCCACGATCGCCGAGGTGGAGGCCCTGTTCGACCTACCGGTCTGA
- a CDS encoding antitoxin produces the protein MGFMDKARELMDQHDDKVDQGLDRAGEMGKERFAGHDEHIDQGVDKLQEMTGEGDTTRAPEEEPPPPPQ, from the coding sequence ATGGGTTTCATGGACAAAGCCAGGGAACTGATGGACCAGCACGACGACAAGGTCGACCAGGGCCTGGACAGAGCCGGTGAGATGGGCAAGGAGCGCTTCGCCGGCCACGACGAGCACATCGACCAGGGCGTCGACAAGCTGCAGGAGATGACGGGCGAAGGCGACACCACCAGGGCCCCCGAGGAGGAGCCGCCGCCTCCGCCGCAGTGA
- a CDS encoding alpha-hydroxy acid oxidase → MVQRRMPRPSELRPLLRPAPFVWDADERRLRRAASIADLRTIARRRTPRAVFDYVDGAADGELSLQRARRAYARVEFTPTVLRDVSETDTGREILGRRASLPLAFAPTGFTRMMHHSGEPAVASVAQEFDIPYTLSTMGTTTIEDVAAAAPRARKWFQLYLWRDRAPAKDLVQRAAAAGYDTMMLTVDTPVGGARLRDIRNGLTIPPALTLRTFLDGARHPHWWFNMLTTEPLNFASLDATYGSVEDMINRVFDPALTIDDVAWLRETWPGKLVIKGIQSVDDAVRVVDAGADAVLLSNHGGRQLDRAPVPLELVEPTVQALGDRAEVLIDTGVTHGADVLAAVALGARAALVGRAYLYGLMAGGRLGVEKAVTILAAEIVRTLQLIGVNSVDDLRPSHVRLRPKE, encoded by the coding sequence GCCGGCCCCGTTCGTGTGGGACGCGGACGAGCGGCGGTTGCGGCGCGCGGCGAGCATCGCGGACCTGCGGACGATCGCGCGCAGGCGCACCCCGCGCGCGGTGTTCGACTACGTCGACGGCGCCGCCGACGGGGAGCTCTCGCTGCAGCGCGCCCGCCGGGCCTACGCCCGGGTCGAGTTCACCCCGACCGTCCTGCGCGACGTCTCGGAGACCGACACCGGGCGGGAGATCCTCGGCCGCCGGGCGAGCCTGCCGCTCGCGTTCGCCCCCACCGGCTTCACGCGGATGATGCACCACTCCGGCGAGCCCGCCGTCGCGTCCGTGGCGCAGGAGTTCGACATCCCGTACACGCTCTCCACGATGGGCACCACCACCATCGAGGACGTTGCGGCTGCTGCGCCCCGGGCCCGCAAGTGGTTCCAGCTCTACCTGTGGCGCGACCGCGCCCCCGCCAAGGACCTCGTGCAGCGCGCCGCAGCAGCCGGCTACGACACCATGATGCTCACCGTCGACACCCCGGTCGGCGGGGCGCGGCTGCGCGACATCCGCAACGGGCTCACGATCCCGCCCGCACTGACGCTGCGTACCTTCCTCGACGGCGCCCGCCACCCGCACTGGTGGTTCAACATGCTCACCACCGAGCCGCTGAACTTCGCCAGCCTCGACGCCACCTACGGCTCGGTCGAAGACATGATCAACCGGGTCTTCGACCCCGCCCTCACCATCGACGACGTCGCGTGGCTGCGCGAGACCTGGCCGGGCAAGCTCGTGATCAAGGGCATCCAGAGCGTGGACGACGCCGTGCGCGTGGTCGACGCGGGCGCCGACGCCGTGCTCCTGTCCAACCACGGCGGCCGCCAGCTCGACCGCGCTCCCGTGCCGCTGGAGCTGGTCGAGCCCACCGTCCAGGCCCTCGGCGACCGCGCCGAGGTCCTCATCGACACCGGAGTCACCCACGGCGCCGACGTACTCGCGGCCGTCGCGCTCGGCGCCCGCGCCGCCCTGGTCGGACGCGCGTACCTCTACGGCCTGATGGCGGGCGGCCGGCTCGGCGTCGAGAAGGCCGTCACGATCCTGGCCGCCGAGATCGTGCGCACCCTGCAGCTGATCGGCGTCAACAGCGTCGACGACCTGCGCCCGTCACACGTCCGGCTACGCCCGAAGGAGTGA